A single window of Caldalkalibacillus uzonensis DNA harbors:
- a CDS encoding DUF3368 domain-containing protein, which translates to MKQIVANATPIIALSMIGKLDLLGELFDEIIVPQAVYDEIMAGKGHRAYGKAELKYAIDHCNIKIYQVKNQTMVQEMFGRLHKGELETIVSAKELKIPYVLIDEPDARKLANTLLLKPIGTVGFLSLAKQKGKMQVLKPCLDELIAKGFRLSKPLYKKVLNSVGESVYGQ; encoded by the coding sequence ATGAAACAAATAGTGGCAAACGCAACACCTATCATCGCATTATCCATGATTGGCAAACTAGATTTGCTTGGTGAGTTGTTTGATGAAATCATCGTCCCCCAAGCGGTTTATGATGAAATCATGGCCGGAAAGGGGCACCGTGCCTATGGAAAAGCGGAACTTAAATACGCTATAGATCATTGCAACATAAAGATTTATCAAGTGAAAAACCAAACTATGGTGCAGGAAATGTTTGGCCGACTTCATAAAGGTGAACTTGAAACAATTGTGAGTGCAAAAGAGTTGAAAATACCCTATGTACTGATTGATGAGCCTGATGCGAGAAAATTAGCTAACACCTTGCTTCTGAAACCGATAGGGACCGTTGGATTTCTGTCTCTTGCCAAGCAAAAAGGTAAAATGCAAGTATTAAAACCTTGCCTTGATGAATTAATAGCTAAGGGCTTTAGACTTTCAAAGCCATTATATAAAAAGGTACTGAATAGTGTTGGAGAATCTGTATATGGTCAATAG
- a CDS encoding YjiH family protein, translated as MAMNEMNVGQEHKPLQPAQQTARLKFWITFLLGMFFFLIPLKVSGNWTIAFDVVVSWIRTNAPGLVALYCLLIICISALLSVLAVLQQQQKIRLSMDLSYFATKPAFLGFRVLGAVFAALIYFTIGPDWFLSPGAGGLMFNTLVASVAMIVPIGAIFITLFVAFGGLEFIGTLARPLMRPLFKVPGRSALDAVASFVGSYSVGIYVTNKMYLQGRYSAREATIIATCFSTVSIGFFAVVANTLELLGHFPLIFFSTLLVSAILAFILVRIPPLSRLPDEYVGEPKPEEERTEQSILKQAVEAGVKQAAQSSAVHKELAQGFVDGLKLSMVILPSILSIGLLAILLANHTPLFTWLGKPMEPLLALLGLPDVHILAPATLIGITEMFLPALLVTEAAVAGKFFIAVLSLSQILFFSAVIPLLLEVDIPIKLRHILVLFVLRTLIAMPIIAAITHLFF; from the coding sequence ATGGCGATGAATGAAATGAATGTAGGCCAGGAGCATAAGCCCCTTCAGCCTGCTCAACAAACGGCACGGCTCAAGTTCTGGATCACTTTTTTGCTGGGCATGTTTTTCTTCCTGATCCCTTTGAAAGTGTCCGGCAATTGGACCATTGCCTTTGATGTGGTGGTCAGCTGGATACGTACCAACGCACCGGGGTTAGTCGCCCTGTATTGTCTGCTCATCATCTGTATTTCGGCGCTGTTAAGTGTGTTGGCTGTTTTACAGCAACAGCAAAAAATCCGTTTAAGCATGGATTTATCGTATTTTGCCACCAAACCTGCATTTTTGGGCTTTCGTGTGCTGGGGGCCGTGTTTGCTGCTCTGATCTATTTCACCATTGGACCTGACTGGTTCTTGTCTCCGGGGGCGGGAGGACTGATGTTTAACACTTTGGTTGCTTCTGTTGCCATGATTGTGCCCATTGGAGCGATATTTATCACTTTGTTTGTTGCGTTTGGCGGATTGGAGTTTATCGGTACTCTGGCCCGTCCGCTGATGCGGCCGCTGTTTAAAGTGCCGGGACGTTCAGCGTTGGATGCCGTTGCATCTTTTGTGGGCAGCTACTCCGTGGGCATCTATGTAACTAATAAAATGTATCTGCAGGGACGTTATTCGGCCAGGGAAGCGACCATTATCGCCACTTGCTTTTCAACGGTCAGCATCGGCTTTTTTGCTGTAGTGGCCAACACGCTAGAGTTATTGGGTCATTTTCCACTGATCTTTTTCTCGACTTTGTTGGTCAGTGCCATTTTAGCTTTTATTCTGGTGCGCATTCCGCCTCTATCGCGCCTTCCAGATGAATATGTGGGAGAACCAAAGCCGGAAGAGGAGCGTACTGAACAGTCTATTCTTAAACAAGCGGTAGAAGCCGGAGTGAAGCAGGCGGCCCAATCAAGCGCCGTGCATAAAGAATTGGCACAGGGATTTGTGGATGGCTTGAAATTGTCTATGGTCATTCTTCCTTCTATTTTGTCTATTGGCTTACTGGCCATTTTGCTGGCCAATCATACCCCCTTGTTTACTTGGCTGGGAAAGCCCATGGAACCGCTTCTGGCCCTGTTGGGCTTGCCTGATGTGCATATTTTGGCTCCGGCCACGTTAATCGGCATCACGGAAATGTTCTTGCCAGCTTTGCTTGTCACAGAAGCGGCTGTAGCCGGCAAGTTTTTTATCGCTGTTTTGTCGCTCAGTCAGATTTTGTTCTTCTCAGCTGTTATCCCTTTGTTGCTAGAGGTGGATATTCCAATTAAATTGCGTCATATATTGGTTTTGTTTGTGCTGAGAACCTTGATTGCTATGCCGATTATTGCCGCCATTACCCACCTGTTCTTTTAA
- the hutP gene encoding hut operon transcriptional regulator HutP, whose protein sequence is MSLNAGRRIGKYALQLVLLEGDEQSLLIDRIEQLGFKCCYGHVGAMDTQKIVAAIETTSKKHGLIQTGLYRESHALYHAIMEALYGVTRGQVQLGAVLRTVGLSFSVVRGRPYVTQAEGDWIAVALYGTIGAPVKGLEHETVGLGINHI, encoded by the coding sequence ATGAGCTTAAACGCAGGTAGAAGAATCGGTAAATATGCCCTGCAGCTTGTTTTACTGGAGGGCGATGAACAGTCCCTCTTGATTGACCGTATTGAGCAATTAGGATTTAAGTGCTGTTACGGTCATGTCGGGGCGATGGATACGCAAAAAATTGTGGCTGCTATCGAAACAACGAGTAAAAAACATGGACTGATTCAAACCGGGCTATACCGTGAATCCCATGCCTTATATCACGCCATTATGGAAGCCCTGTATGGGGTGACCCGGGGGCAGGTGCAGCTGGGAGCGGTGCTGCGCACTGTAGGTTTAAGTTTTTCAGTCGTGCGCGGCCGGCCCTATGTCACTCAAGCAGAAGGCGACTGGATCGCCGTCGCTTTGTATGGAACCATCGGGGCCCCGGTCAAGGGCCTGGAGCATGAAACGGTTGGTTTGGGAATCAATCATATTTAA
- a CDS encoding UPF0175 family protein → MAVDPSTFNVSLPKELKDFIEYTDAGEDLEEKVKISLVIGLWASKKITLARAAQLAGKTLSDFIDILRANDLHWMNYSETEWREDERVIRELTKDDEERA, encoded by the coding sequence ATGGCAGTCGATCCATCCACATTCAATGTTTCTTTACCGAAAGAATTAAAAGATTTTATTGAATACACGGATGCTGGAGAAGACCTTGAGGAAAAGGTGAAAATTTCGCTAGTCATTGGGTTGTGGGCCAGTAAAAAAATAACCTTGGCTCGTGCAGCTCAGTTAGCAGGAAAAACATTAAGTGATTTTATTGACATCCTCCGCGCCAATGATTTGCACTGGATGAACTATTCGGAAACTGAATGGCGAGAAGATGAGCGAGTCATTCGAGAACTAACCAAGGACGATGAGGAACGGGCATGA
- a CDS encoding class I SAM-dependent methyltransferase: protein MSLVEEVLREQQGKAGPFSDKDIGTTMLAPGYRVDLRNPQGRELDKFIKANQVSDWSILTWREVGKPYQVNMMSRDRKAWEKEHQQEMPLKTSWAYFNRHFHQWFVKDVPEELQKTRQEVKTYLSRFKVKQVVQALGDVMRLSLWNYVHRVEDAIWDPRGKRALFEGLDVQKPRILFLGAAEGYEAMQLYAMYPGGEVVLVDYDEFCKTDRFGQFPETYPFLGTNPATGSPKVWYKHEMNIEYLVEDIRNLPFGKEFDIVISVGLLEHFPDEYKPMVLEWHRQFLKPGGYALMTTPRDQVRSRLFYMIMADVMNHTYRELMTIRQMGLYVYEGGFNILRHGFIKAHNGIVAQPR, encoded by the coding sequence ATGTCCCTGGTTGAAGAGGTGTTAAGGGAGCAGCAGGGAAAGGCAGGGCCTTTTTCAGATAAGGATATAGGGACGACCATGCTGGCCCCTGGCTACCGGGTCGATTTGCGCAACCCACAGGGCCGGGAGCTGGACAAATTTATCAAGGCCAACCAGGTCTCAGACTGGTCAATTCTGACGTGGAGAGAGGTTGGTAAGCCGTATCAGGTGAACATGATGTCCCGCGACCGCAAAGCATGGGAAAAAGAACATCAGCAAGAGATGCCCCTTAAAACTTCGTGGGCATATTTTAACCGTCATTTCCACCAGTGGTTTGTCAAAGATGTGCCGGAAGAATTACAAAAAACCAGGCAAGAGGTTAAAACTTATCTGAGCCGCTTTAAGGTCAAGCAGGTGGTTCAGGCACTGGGGGACGTGATGCGCCTGTCGTTGTGGAACTATGTGCACCGGGTGGAGGATGCCATCTGGGACCCCCGGGGCAAACGGGCACTTTTTGAAGGATTGGATGTGCAAAAGCCAAGGATTTTGTTTTTGGGAGCGGCAGAAGGATACGAAGCCATGCAGCTGTATGCCATGTACCCTGGCGGTGAAGTGGTGCTCGTTGACTATGATGAATTTTGTAAAACGGACCGCTTCGGCCAATTTCCGGAAACCTATCCTTTTTTGGGGACCAACCCGGCCACGGGAAGTCCCAAGGTATGGTACAAACACGAGATGAATATTGAGTATCTTGTGGAGGATATTCGCAACCTTCCCTTTGGCAAGGAGTTTGATATTGTGATCAGCGTGGGCCTCTTGGAACATTTTCCGGACGAGTATAAGCCAATGGTGCTGGAGTGGCATCGTCAATTTTTAAAACCGGGCGGCTATGCGCTTATGACCACGCCCCGTGACCAGGTGCGTTCCAGACTGTTTTACATGATTATGGCCGATGTGATGAATCATACCTACCGGGAGTTGATGACCATTCGACAGATGGGGCTGTATGTGTATGAAGGAGGCTTTAACATTTTGCGCCACGGCTTTATTAAAGCCCATAACGGCATTGTAGCCCAACCGCGCTGA
- the hutH gene encoding histidine ammonia-lyase: MIVLDGHSLTLEQVAKVVDEGEMVTASPASIERVKASQREVEKIVEEEQVVYGITTGFGKLSDVYIQKEDVETLQYNLIRSHACGVGEPFPEQVSRAMLLLRANALLKGHSGVRPEVIEQLLTLLNRHIHPVIPQQGSLGASGDLAPLSHLALVLIGEGKVFYKGKIAATRDVFQEEGIDPLRLSAKEGLALINGTQAMTALGVMAYLEAEKLAYQVEAIAALTFEALRGVVDAFEPEIHEARGYPEQIEVARRMRMFLQGSKLVTRQGQLRVQDAYTLRCIPQVHGATWQTLNYVKDKLQIEINAATDNPLIFKDGKVLSGGNFHGQPIALAMDYLGIAMAELANISERRIERLVNPQLSGLPPFLSPQPGLQSGAMILQYTAASLVSENKTLAHPASVDSIPSSANQEDHVSMGTTAARHAYAIITNVRRVLAIELICALQAVEFNNPDALAPRTYAIYKAGREIVPPIRQDRVLSEDIERLNLWLKKGTWTHLLGESNVSVC, from the coding sequence ATGATCGTTCTTGATGGTCATTCTTTAACGCTGGAACAAGTGGCTAAGGTGGTTGATGAAGGAGAAATGGTCACCGCCTCACCTGCCAGTATTGAACGGGTCAAAGCCAGCCAGCGGGAAGTGGAAAAGATTGTGGAGGAAGAGCAGGTGGTGTATGGCATCACGACCGGCTTTGGCAAGCTGAGCGATGTCTATATTCAGAAAGAGGATGTGGAAACACTGCAATACAACCTTATTCGCAGCCATGCCTGCGGGGTGGGGGAACCATTCCCGGAACAGGTGAGCCGTGCCATGTTGTTACTCAGAGCCAACGCTTTGCTCAAAGGCCATTCCGGGGTGCGGCCTGAAGTGATTGAGCAACTGCTCACATTGTTAAACCGTCACATCCATCCCGTGATTCCGCAGCAGGGATCATTGGGAGCCAGCGGCGATCTGGCACCCCTTTCCCATCTTGCCCTGGTGTTAATCGGTGAAGGAAAGGTGTTTTACAAAGGAAAGATCGCAGCGACCCGGGACGTGTTCCAGGAAGAAGGGATTGATCCGCTGCGCTTATCAGCCAAAGAAGGATTGGCTTTAATCAATGGCACCCAGGCCATGACAGCGCTGGGGGTGATGGCTTATTTGGAAGCGGAGAAATTGGCTTATCAGGTGGAAGCCATTGCTGCGCTAACCTTTGAGGCCTTGCGCGGGGTCGTTGATGCCTTTGAACCGGAGATTCATGAAGCGAGGGGTTATCCGGAACAGATTGAAGTGGCCAGGCGCATGCGCATGTTTTTACAAGGGAGCAAGCTTGTGACCAGACAAGGACAATTGCGTGTACAGGATGCTTATACGCTGCGTTGTATTCCTCAGGTTCATGGGGCCACCTGGCAAACGTTAAATTATGTTAAAGATAAGCTGCAGATTGAGATTAATGCCGCTACAGACAATCCCCTTATTTTTAAGGATGGAAAAGTCCTGTCTGGCGGCAACTTCCATGGACAGCCCATTGCCTTGGCCATGGATTATTTGGGGATTGCCATGGCTGAGTTGGCCAACATCTCCGAACGGCGCATTGAACGGCTGGTTAATCCCCAGTTAAGCGGTTTGCCGCCCTTCTTAAGTCCGCAACCTGGTCTGCAATCAGGAGCGATGATCCTGCAGTACACTGCAGCTTCGCTTGTCTCTGAAAACAAAACCCTGGCTCATCCCGCCAGTGTAGACTCTATTCCCTCCTCAGCCAATCAGGAGGACCATGTCAGCATGGGCACCACAGCTGCCAGACACGCCTATGCGATCATCACCAACGTCAGAAGGGTGCTGGCGATCGAGCTGATCTGTGCCCTGCAGGCGGTAGAATTTAACAATCCTGATGCATTGGCTCCCCGCACCTATGCCATTTACAAGGCAGGAAGAGAGATTGTGCCGCCCATCAGGCAAGACCGGGTGCTGTCCGAAGATATCGAACGGCTGAATTTGTGGTTAAAAAAAGGAACGTGGACACATTTGCTGGGCGAAAGTAACGTGTCTGTTTGCTGA